One part of the Brevundimonas sp. NIBR11 genome encodes these proteins:
- a CDS encoding IPTL-CTERM sorting domain-containing protein gives MFNQFRPALLGAVIFGSLAFAGTASAQVSFTGSYNPNQIALGSSTTVTLSVPNATVTALSAGTFNYTFPAGNWNYTGGSGCTGTINSNGGSSTVTLSNLAVNAGATCVLNFSFRPNNAGIYPLSPSTLSYAGADGASPKPLTAGANPTLTVTAPVPTMSEWALILFGTVLAGGAALYVQRRRPVA, from the coding sequence ATGTTTAACCAGTTCCGCCCCGCGCTGCTCGGCGCGGTCATCTTCGGCAGCTTGGCTTTCGCGGGTACGGCGAGCGCCCAGGTGTCTTTCACCGGGTCATACAATCCGAACCAAATCGCGCTCGGCAGCAGCACGACCGTCACCCTGTCGGTCCCCAATGCGACTGTCACGGCGCTCTCGGCCGGCACGTTCAACTACACCTTCCCGGCGGGAAACTGGAACTACACGGGGGGATCCGGCTGTACAGGCACCATCAACAGCAACGGCGGCAGCTCGACCGTGACGCTGTCGAATCTCGCCGTGAACGCTGGCGCCACCTGCGTCCTGAACTTCAGCTTCAGGCCTAACAACGCCGGCATTTACCCGCTGTCCCCGTCGACTTTGAGCTATGCGGGCGCCGATGGAGCATCTCCGAAGCCGCTGACGGCCGGAGCAAACCCGACACTGACGGTCACCGCCCCCGTGCCGACGATGAGCGAATGGGCATTGATCCTGTTTGGCACGGTCCTCGCAGGCGGCGCTGCGCTGTACGTCCAGCGTCGTCGCCCCG
- a CDS encoding DUF1697 domain-containing protein, producing MTHRIILFRGMNTGGVRAPVGEQRAMAEAMGLGNPRTLQASGNLVVESDMPTDELEAAIEAEMDKTFGVRIAAMARTQEQWSKLIAANPFPTEAADHPSKVVAMVMKDGIKAGALEAVQGLCRDGEAVEAIDGVLYFWFPRGQGDSEIFKKATPKILGMGTGRNWNTVLKIGEMVGV from the coding sequence ATGACCCACCGCATCATCCTGTTTCGCGGCATGAACACCGGCGGCGTCCGCGCGCCGGTCGGCGAGCAACGGGCCATGGCCGAGGCGATGGGTCTGGGTAATCCGCGCACGCTTCAGGCCAGCGGCAATCTGGTGGTCGAGAGCGACATGCCGACGGACGAACTGGAGGCGGCGATCGAGGCGGAGATGGACAAGACTTTCGGCGTGAGGATCGCCGCCATGGCCCGCACGCAGGAGCAATGGTCGAAACTGATCGCCGCCAACCCCTTCCCGACCGAAGCCGCCGACCACCCGTCGAAGGTCGTGGCCATGGTGATGAAGGACGGGATCAAGGCCGGGGCGCTGGAGGCCGTCCAGGGCCTGTGTCGCGACGGCGAGGCGGTCGAGGCGATCGACGGCGTTCTCTATTTCTGGTTCCCGCGCGGCCAGGGCGACAGCGAGATCTTCAAGAAAGCCACGCCGAAGATCCTCGGCATGGGCACTGGTCGGAACTGGAACACGGTGCTGAAGATCGGCGAAATGGTCGGCGTCTGA
- the mutM gene encoding bifunctional DNA-formamidopyrimidine glycosylase/DNA-(apurinic or apyrimidinic site) lyase, whose amino-acid sequence MPELPEVETVRRGLEPVLVGARLTRVRQNRPDLRFPFPERFVERLEGATVEGIDRRAKYMLAALSTGETWVTHLGMTGRFTVDGEQLGEFEEPAPIAGKHEHMSFCAVRGGKATRVGFADARRFGFMGLIPTDAVESHPWFVGMGPEPLGNGFSAAHLAEAFDGKKQNIKVSLLDQRIVAGLGNIYVCEALYRARISPLVAAGKLTRPRLEALTGVIRDVLNDAIAAGGSTLKDFANAEGGQGYFQHRFDVYSREGQPCLGDGCTGVVRRIVQGGRSTFYCPSCQRK is encoded by the coding sequence ATGCCTGAACTTCCCGAGGTCGAGACGGTCCGACGCGGCCTGGAGCCGGTGCTGGTCGGGGCGCGGCTGACCCGCGTGCGACAGAACCGTCCGGACCTGCGCTTTCCCTTCCCCGAGCGGTTCGTGGAGCGACTGGAGGGCGCGACCGTCGAAGGCATCGACCGGCGGGCCAAATATATGCTGGCGGCCCTGTCGACCGGCGAGACCTGGGTGACCCATCTGGGCATGACCGGCCGGTTCACCGTCGACGGCGAACAGCTGGGCGAGTTCGAGGAGCCGGCGCCCATCGCGGGCAAGCACGAACATATGAGCTTCTGCGCCGTGCGCGGCGGGAAGGCCACGCGAGTCGGATTCGCCGACGCCCGCCGGTTCGGCTTCATGGGGCTGATCCCGACCGATGCGGTCGAGAGCCATCCGTGGTTTGTGGGCATGGGGCCGGAACCGCTGGGCAACGGCTTCTCCGCCGCCCATCTGGCCGAGGCCTTCGATGGCAAGAAGCAGAACATCAAGGTGTCGCTGCTGGATCAGCGGATCGTGGCCGGGCTGGGCAATATCTATGTGTGCGAGGCGCTGTACCGGGCGCGCATCTCGCCCCTGGTCGCGGCGGGCAAGCTGACCCGGCCCCGGCTGGAGGCTCTAACGGGCGTCATCCGCGACGTGCTCAACGACGCCATCGCGGCGGGCGGTTCGACCCTGAAGGATTTCGCCAACGCCGAGGGTGGTCAGGGCTATTTCCAGCACCGGTTCGACGTCTACAGCCGCGAGGGCCAGCCGTGCCTCGGCGACGGCTGTACGGGCGTGGTGAGGCGCATCGTCCAGGGCGGGCGCTCGACCTTCTACTGTCCGAGCTGTCAGAGGAAGTAG